A part of Pectinophora gossypiella chromosome Z, ilPecGoss1.1, whole genome shotgun sequence genomic DNA contains:
- the LOC126380423 gene encoding uncharacterized protein LOC126380423, whose protein sequence is MNAAVAGWLAAPAHHAHTRPGIPSGLTVLLLTAGLCPFALLVAVASVQITAEGPKKKIRIHLPQKVKHIHHHKKIYITNHQAPSQYAPAFLPGVKGAVALPSNVARPAVASIVPLNSVELYDETRPRLQGVSPAASKLLPLYRARGHYGPNHSDWDEQEYDLSPPPEPTDIYGPSGYSAPSAPGPSIQPTSPTKKIKLVKVTDAPRKKVIRKVKPKRVIVRGRPQPPAQPLSEDEHPVSSFHEQFYSDLEEAGTIRKIKKPPRIEKIIDGDTEHIHTYSEEHIHKVVFDDEPKVTGVVGVDPIGSMSALNAAHPLIPIKNAQTLVAIPTDSFADLAVMGSMGTPSHLEFASYNPREVTHDHIFHDHGEIPPGVDITKEGLRLPPKVTYDKHGLRITNDHSKRHQGKRYGKPTKPNHDFTYYESLFATPNQRPKKVPKPTHPTPYYDGSSESNINNFRPIPAFRFKDSKRKTKARHYGYKPLPNFQLKQASVPAPFAVSSTIVHEYDPKNYGGTGPAPTGFSKFRDPLIDFKDSYSSDFDYDTFASSSNIHTSEDKTDGKGKKSVSTQNISFGGQDRQTYVDHLEGSASNNAAVSISDEAPTALEGSFTNFDQTTDSATPTPYTIKETSPAHQYYTAMALKALHSEQPDVSNDDMQYESPTPSSDPTESPVATTTPSQTLHFYKIQSTDAIPEPEYITETRLGKRRREKNKGEHRQRYNAVFKELVAGYQNGEQPPHTHGLRQAENKYFRTTDSSSVRESPKYGDKI, encoded by the exons ATGAATGCAGCGGTGGCCGGCTGGCTTGCGGCGCCGGCGCACCACGCACACACTCGCCCAGGAATTCCTTCAGGC CTTACAGTGCTGTTATTGACGGCTGGTCTTTGCCCA tTCGCTCTTCTGGTTGCTGTTGCTTCAGTTCAGATCACGGCAGAAGGACCTAA GAAAAAGATCCGCATACATCTACCGCAAAAAGTGAAGCACATACACCATCATAAGAAGATTTACATAACGAACCACCAAGCACCCTCACAGTATGCGCCAGCCTTCTTACCAGGAGTGAAGGGTGCGGTGGCACTACCGTCGAACGTCGCGAGGCCGGCCGTGGCTAGCATCGTACCCCTCAACTCAGTGGAGTTGTATGACGAGACGCGGCCTCGCCTGCAGGGGGTATCACCGGCTGCATCTAAACTGTTACCACTGTATCGCGCGCGCGGTCACTACGGACCCAATCACTCGGATTGGGACGAACAAGAGTACGACTTGTCGCCTCCGCCAGAGCCTACCGACATTTATGGACCATCAGGGTACTCAGCACCATCGGCGCCAGGACCTTCGATTCAACCTACATCGccaacaaagaaaataaaacttgtGAAGGTGACCGACGCGCCTCGTAAAAAAGTTATTCGGAAAGTAAAACCCAAACGCGTCATAGTTAGAGGCAGACCGCAACCACCGGCGCAACCACTGTCAGAGGATGAACATCCGGTATCATCTTTCCATGAACAATTTTATTCCGATTTGGAAGAAGCTGGGACCATCAGAAAAATTAAGAAACCACCACGAATTGAAAAGATCATCGACGGAGACACTGAACACATTCACACTTATAGTGAAGAACATATCCATAAAGTAGTGTTTGATGACGAACCTAAGGTGACCGGCGTTGTGGGAGTGGACCCCATCGGCAGTATGTCAGCCCTCAATGCTGCGCACCCTCTGATCCCTATCAAGAACGCTCAGACGTTAGTAGCGATTCCTACAGATTCATTTGCAGACTTGGCAGTGATGGGTTCCATGGGTACACCATCTCATCTTGAATTCGCTTCTTATAATCCGCGTGAAGTAACTCATGATCACATTTTCCATGACCATGGTGAAATTCCACCTGGAGTGGATATAACTAAAGAGGGTTTAAGATTGCCACCCAAAGTCACTTATGACAAGCATGGATTGAGAATCACTAACGATCATTCAAAACGACATCAAGGTAAACGGTACGGTAAACCCACAAAACCTAACCACGATTTTACTTATTATGAAAGTCTATTCGCTACTCCTAATCAGAGGCCAAAGAAGGTTCCGAAACCTACACACCCTACCCCATATTATGATGGGTCGTCAGAGtcgaatataaataattttagacCTATTCCAGCCTTTAGATTTAAAGattctaaaagaaaaacaaaggcACGCCACTATGGATATAAACCTCTGCCTAACTTCCAACTTAAGCAAGCGAGTGTTCCAGCCCCATTCGCCGTATCGTCGACAATCGTTCATGAGTATGATCCGAAAAATTACGGTGGGACTGGACCTGCTCCTACGGGATTTTCGAAATTTAGAGATCCTTTGATAGATTTCAAAGATAGTTACTCGAGTGATTTTGATTATGATACGTTTGCTTCGTCTTCCAATATCCATACGTCCGAAGATAAAACTGATGGAAAGGGCAAAAAGTCCGTGTCAACACAAAATATAAGTTTCGGAGGGCAAGACCGTCAAACATACGTAGATCATCTAGAAGGTTCGGCCTCTAATAATGCGGCTGTATCTATAAGTGACGAAGCACCGACTGCTCTCGAAGGCAGTTTCACAAATTTTGATCAAACGACAGATTCGGCTACTCCAACGCCATACACGATAAAAGAAACTTCCCCTGCACATCAGTACTACACGGCTATGGCACTAAAGGCTCTGCATAGTGAGCAACCTGATGTGTCAAATGATGATATGCAGTATGAGTCGCCGACCCCATCGTCTGATCCCACCGAGTCACCGGTTGCAACCACTACACCTAGTCAGACCCTTCACTTCTACAAGATACAAAGTACAGACGCGATACCTGAACCTGAGTATATTACAGAAACGAGATTAGGCAAACGAcgtagagaaaaaaataaaggagAGCATAGGCAAAGGTACAATGCTGTATTTAAAGAGTTAGTAGCGGGATATCAGAACGGCGAACAACCGCCGCATACGCATGGACTGCGGCAAGCTGAGAATAAATATTTCCGTACCACAGATTCTTCCAGTGTCAGAGAGAGCCCCAAGTATGGTGACAAAATTTAA
- the LOC126380424 gene encoding uncharacterized protein LOC126380424: protein MASRLALSGFLLASVGVCFATFGHEHVHIRIHLPEPEHHSSKEVIVHEHHDDHGHGGGGGGHGGGHGGGFAEHLHGGFADHLKGHGGHGGGGGYGGGGHGGGFDEHDHGHGGGGGGGGYDLGGGGHGGHDFGGGHGGGGFGGHDFGGGHGGDFGGGHGGGGHDFGGGHDVGGGHDFGGGHDFGGGHGGGGHDFGGGHGGGGHDFGGGHGGGGHDFGGGHGGGGHDFGGGHGGGGGHDFGGGHGGGGGGHDFGGGHDIGGGYGGGHGGGFGGGHGGGFGGGHDHGGGHDHGSDFGGGFGGGFGGGHDDHHGGGGFSGGHGGGGFSSGGHDSYSGGGGHGGLGSFGGDSYSIGGHGSGGGGGHDSYSSGISSYDAPLSGHGDSGHGGGFSGHGGDSYSSGFGGGHGGGHGGGHGGDSYSIGFGGGHGGGDSYSSGGHGGGHGGGHGGDSYSSGFGGHGGGGGHGGGHGGGHGGFSLADLGGGGGHGHSSSGGDSYTSAISAGHGGGPYHRK, encoded by the exons ACTTTCGGACATGAACA TGTTCACATTCGTATCCATTTACCTGAGCCCGAGCACCATTCGTCTAAAGAAGTGATAGTACATGAGCATCACGACGACCACGGACACGGTGGTGG TGGTGGCGGCCATGGGGGCGGCCACGGTGGAGGCTTCGCTGAACACTTGCACGGAGGATTTGCCGACCACCTGAAAGGTCACGGAGGACACGGCGGAGGCGGTGGTTACGGAGGCGGCGGACATGGTGGTGGATTCGACGAGCACGACCACGgacacggcggcggcggcggcggtggcggctaCGACCTCGGCGGTGGCGGTCACGGCGGTCATGATTTCGGAGGTGGCCATGGTGGTGGCGGTTTTGGAGGACATGACTTTGGCGGTGGTCACGGAGGAGACTTTGGAGGTGGACATGGCGGCGGTGGTCATGATTTCGGAGGTGGTCATGATGTCGGAGGAGGACACGATTTCGGTGGAGGGCATGACTTTGGTGGCGGCCATGGAGGAGGCGGCCACGACTTCGGTGGCGGCCATGGAGGTGGCGGCCACGACTTCGGTGGCGGCCATGGAGGTGGCGGCCACGACTTCGGAGGCGGTCATGGAGGTGGCGGCCATGACTTCGGAGGCGGTCATGGTGGTGGCGGTGGACACGATTTCGGAGGTGGacacggcggcggcggtggaggCCATGACTTCGGAGGTGGCCACGATATCGGAGGCGGTTATGGAGGCGGCCACGGTGGTGGATTCGGAGGCGGTCATGGAGGAGGCTTTGGCGGCGGACACGACCACGGAGGCGGCCACGACCACGGCAGCGACTTTGGCGGAGGTTTTGGTGGTGGTTTCGGCGGAGGACATGATGATCATCACGGCGGCGGCGGTTTCTCCGGTGGCCACGGCGGCGGTGGATTCTCATCTGGCGGACACGACAGCTACAGCGGCGGTGGAGGTCACGGTGGACTGGGCAGCTTCGGCGGCGACAGTTACAGTATCGGCGGTCACGGaagcggcggcggtggcggccaTGACAGTTACTCCTCCGGAATCAGCAGTTATGATGCTCCATTGAGTGGTCACGGTGACAGCGGACACGGCGGCGGATTCAGTGGACACGGTGGTGACAGCTACAGCTCTGGATTCGGTGGAGGACACGGTGGCGGTCACGGCGGCGGCCACGGAGGTGACAGCTACAGTATTGGCTTCGGCGGTGGCCACGGCGGCGGTGACAGTTATAGTTCCGGAGGCCACGGAGGCGGTCACGGTGGCGGACATGGAGGAGATAGTTATAGCTCCGGGTTCGGCGgccacggcggcggcggcggtcaTGGAGGTGGTCACGGAGGCGGCCACGGCGGGTTCAGTTTAGCAGACCTGGGCGGCGGTGGCGGCCACGGCCACAGTAGCTCGGGCGGCGATAGCTATACGAGCGCCATCTCCGCGGGGCACGGCGGCGGACCCTACCACCGAAAGTAG